A DNA window from Massilia putida contains the following coding sequences:
- the rsmI gene encoding 16S rRNA (cytidine(1402)-2'-O)-methyltransferase yields the protein MTETQSSQIAQLPVMGEAAQQSYPSATLYVVATPIGNVTDITLRALHVLLLADVVACEDTRKTGALLTRFGLNKQMIAAHQHNEREVAEKIVTRLRAGERVALVSDAGTPAVSDPGARIVDAVRDAGLHVVPVPGSSAAIAALSASGLVNDRFYFVGFLPAKAKQREAELAALKSVPATLVFYEAPHRITDCVESLAAAFEPTRQVVFARELTKLFEEIHRCPLSEALAWVKADANRERGEFVVLVEGAQADDDEGDVEAERVLRILLEECSVKQAAALAAQITGKKKNALYERALQIKGGE from the coding sequence ATGACAGAAACCCAGTCCAGCCAGATCGCCCAACTGCCCGTCATGGGCGAGGCCGCCCAGCAGTCCTATCCTAGCGCAACGCTTTACGTGGTGGCCACACCCATCGGCAACGTCACCGACATCACGCTGCGCGCGCTGCACGTGCTGCTGCTGGCCGACGTCGTCGCCTGCGAGGACACGCGCAAGACGGGCGCGCTGCTGACGCGCTTCGGCTTGAACAAGCAGATGATTGCCGCGCACCAGCACAACGAGCGCGAGGTCGCCGAAAAAATCGTCACGCGCCTGCGCGCGGGCGAGCGCGTGGCGCTGGTGTCGGACGCGGGCACGCCGGCCGTGTCCGACCCGGGCGCGCGCATCGTCGACGCCGTGCGCGACGCCGGCTTGCACGTTGTACCTGTACCCGGATCATCGGCGGCCATCGCTGCGCTGTCGGCGAGTGGCCTCGTGAACGACCGCTTCTATTTTGTCGGCTTCCTGCCGGCGAAGGCGAAGCAGCGCGAAGCGGAACTGGCCGCGCTCAAGTCCGTGCCGGCGACGCTCGTGTTTTATGAGGCACCGCATCGCATCACCGACTGTGTGGAATCTCTCGCGGCCGCATTCGAGCCGACGCGCCAGGTGGTCTTTGCGCGCGAGCTCACCAAGTTGTTCGAGGAAATCCACCGTTGCCCGCTCAGCGAAGCGCTCGCGTGGGTAAAAGCCGACGCGAACCGCGAGCGCGGCGAATTCGTCGTGCTGGTCGAAGGCGCGCAGGCCGATGACGACGAGGGCGATGTGGAGGCGGAGCGCGTCCTGCGTATCCTGCTGGAAGAATGCTCGGTGAAGCAGGCGGCGGCGCTGGCGGCGCAGATCACGGGGAAAAAGAAGAATGCCTTGTATGAGCGGGCGTTGCAGATCAAGGGCGGTGAATAA
- a CDS encoding penicillin-binding protein activator yields the protein MDTNTSAHAFTLAMLGDPAIQPRPARPQANEPSPPPPPSNTPIRIALLLPMRSRTLAAAAEAVRAGFMAGMDRDGTGFKAEVVPTGDAPRDVLDAYARAAVASDIIVGPLARAAVAALADSDAVTRPTVVLSVPEGRTTVPRAMLVAGLSVEDEARQVADWAAREHPHGRALILTGGAAWAQRAAGAFEARWTQLGHTAQRFAVPSGDDLKQKLEIDPPDLLFAALDSAALRHVRALAGAAIPCYGGGAANPGRTAEPGASSLDGVRILDLPWIVLPDHPVVMVYPRPLNAEQPLDMDRLYALGIDAFRVARELALRGGAPFVIDGVTGRLDVGTGPGGQLQLQRREAAVVVRAGAFEPVDRER from the coding sequence GTGGACACTAACACAAGTGCGCACGCGTTCACCCTCGCCATGCTGGGCGATCCCGCCATCCAGCCGCGGCCCGCCAGACCGCAAGCGAACGAGCCGTCCCCGCCGCCACCGCCATCCAATACCCCCATCCGCATCGCCCTGCTGCTGCCGATGCGATCGAGGACGCTGGCCGCTGCCGCCGAGGCCGTGCGCGCCGGTTTCATGGCCGGGATGGACCGCGACGGCACCGGCTTCAAGGCCGAGGTGGTCCCGACGGGCGACGCCCCGCGCGACGTGCTCGACGCCTACGCGCGCGCGGCGGTGGCCAGCGACATCATCGTGGGGCCGCTCGCGCGTGCCGCCGTCGCCGCGCTGGCCGACAGCGATGCCGTCACACGGCCGACCGTCGTGCTGAGCGTGCCCGAAGGACGGACGACGGTGCCGCGAGCGATGCTCGTGGCCGGGCTGTCGGTCGAGGACGAGGCGCGCCAGGTGGCCGACTGGGCCGCGCGCGAGCATCCGCATGGCCGCGCCCTGATCCTGACGGGCGGCGCGGCCTGGGCGCAGCGCGCGGCCGGCGCGTTCGAGGCGCGCTGGACCCAGCTGGGGCACACGGCCCAGCGCTTCGCCGTGCCGTCCGGCGACGACCTGAAACAGAAGCTGGAGATCGACCCGCCCGACCTGCTGTTCGCCGCGCTCGACAGCGCAGCGCTGCGTCACGTGCGCGCCCTCGCCGGCGCCGCGATCCCCTGCTACGGCGGCGGCGCGGCCAATCCGGGTCGCACGGCGGAACCAGGCGCATCGAGCCTGGACGGCGTGCGCATCCTCGATTTGCCCTGGATCGTGCTGCCGGACCACCCGGTCGTGATGGTCTATCCGCGGCCGCTGAATGCGGAACAGCCGCTCGACATGGACCGTCTGTACGCGCTCGGCATCGACGCCTTCCGCGTCGCGCGCGAACTGGCGCTGCGGGGTGGCGCGCCGTTCGTCATCGATGGCGTCACGGGCCGGCTCGACGTGGGCACCGGCCCCGGCGGCCAGCTGCAATTGCAGCGGCGCGAAGCGGCCGTCGTCGTCCGCGCCGGCGCGTTCGAGCCCGTGGACAGGGAACGCTGA
- a CDS encoding YraN family protein, which yields MWPTRLSRKQEQGRQWEAVALAYLERHGLVAVEANFRCKLGEIDLILRDGATLVFVEVRQRAAGAPVSAAASIGPAKIRRIIRAAQVYLQQLDRLPACRIDVIAIDGDNIEWLRNAIETSV from the coding sequence ATGTGGCCGACCCGCCTGTCGCGCAAGCAGGAACAGGGCAGGCAATGGGAAGCGGTGGCGCTGGCGTATCTTGAGCGTCACGGTCTCGTCGCGGTGGAAGCGAATTTCCGGTGCAAGCTGGGAGAAATCGACCTGATCCTGCGCGACGGCGCCACGCTCGTCTTCGTCGAAGTGCGCCAGCGTGCGGCGGGCGCCCCCGTGAGCGCGGCGGCCAGCATCGGCCCGGCCAAGATCCGCCGCATCATCCGCGCCGCCCAGGTCTATTTACAGCAACTCGACCGCCTGCCGGCCTGCCGCATCGACGTGATCGCCATCGACGGCGACAATATCGAATGGCTAAGGAACGCCATTGAAACAAGCGTTTGA
- a CDS encoding phosphoheptose isomerase has protein sequence MNTQRILAHFQESAELKLKSANLLAQPISQAIELMFNALSNGNKILACGNGGSAGDAQHFAAELVGRFERERFPLPAIALTTDTSIITAVGNDYSFNEIFSKQVQAFGQAGDILLAISTSGNSANVLAAVEAALEREMRIVALTGKDGGKLGQMLTDADVHINVPHARTARIQEVHLVAIHSICDGLDVALFGEEDAN, from the coding sequence ATGAATACTCAACGCATCCTCGCCCACTTCCAGGAGAGCGCCGAACTCAAGTTGAAGTCGGCGAATCTCCTCGCACAACCGATTTCCCAAGCGATTGAGCTGATGTTCAATGCGCTTTCCAACGGCAACAAGATTCTCGCCTGCGGCAACGGCGGCTCGGCCGGCGACGCGCAGCATTTCGCCGCCGAACTGGTCGGCCGCTTCGAGCGCGAGCGCTTCCCGCTGCCGGCCATCGCGCTGACCACCGACACGTCGATCATCACGGCCGTCGGCAACGACTACAGTTTCAACGAAATCTTCAGCAAGCAGGTGCAGGCGTTCGGCCAGGCCGGCGACATCCTGCTGGCGATTTCCACGTCCGGCAATTCGGCCAACGTGCTGGCCGCCGTCGAAGCCGCGCTGGAACGCGAGATGCGCATCGTCGCCCTCACCGGCAAGGACGGCGGCAAGCTCGGGCAGATGCTGACCGACGCCGACGTCCACATCAACGTGCCGCATGCGCGCACCGCCCGTATCCAGGAAGTCCATCTGGTTGCGATCCACAGTATTTGCGACGGCCTCGACGTCGCCCTGTTCGGAGAAGA